In Vigna unguiculata cultivar IT97K-499-35 chromosome 3, ASM411807v1, whole genome shotgun sequence, a single genomic region encodes these proteins:
- the LOC114179803 gene encoding L-type lectin-domain containing receptor kinase IX.1-like, with protein MLNNKTSIINYNSRSTYPNQNHICGIPFSIAPNIISPVMAASCYCKKSYVHAFFHVTLTLLLLVTPHAASLEFNYQQVGYTVNDFIFSGDVKAQEGILQLTIPKPDSYGRVVYNKLLHLWDKSSGKVADFTTQFYFTINAGNETKPGDGITFFLADPKFPDSEIDGSGIGLASRTQLRTKNYAKDYPFVAVEFDTMANDWDPKYDHVGIDVNAINTTHTTEWYTSMDERGYDAEITFESASNRLSATFTGYKNNSKFEQTLFAVVNLSDILPEWVEFGFSSATGYTYEEHTLSSWSFNSSLEIEQDKGGSKRGLVIGLSVGLGVGVLIALLGVAFLVRWMLRTRGREDVSLFDHAMDNDFEKVSVPKKFSHEELARATNNFATENKIGQGGFGAVYRGFIRELNTYVAIKKVSRGSRQGVKEYMSEVKIFGQLRHKNLVQLFGWCHQHEDLLLIYEFMENGSLDSYLFKGKGLLTWKVRYNIARGLASALLYLHEEWEECVLHRDIKSSNVMLDSNFNTKLGDFGLARLMDHGTGSKTTGLAGTIGYLPPEATTRGKASRESDVFSFGVVALEIACGRKAIESNMKEEQIYLVDWVLELHSIGEVLKASDPSLYGHFDEKEMETLMIVGLWCTHTEYLQRPTIRQVVQMLNFEAPLPILTQRGSVYNASFSSMASRTHAFANNQPLSSTSSSSVFTGSSQSTTTLEIITPTAAHLHTY; from the coding sequence ATGTTAAACAACAAAACAAGTATCATTAACTACAACTCCAGAAGCACCTACCCCAACCAAAACCATATTTGTGGTATTCCATTTTCCATTGCACCCAACATCATTTCTCCAGTCATGGCAGCATCTTGCTACTGTAAGAAAAGTTATGTACATGCTTTTTTTCATGTAACATTAACACTCTTGCTTCTCGTAACACCTCATGCAGCTTCATTAGAATTCAACTATCAGCAAGTTGGTTACACTGTAAACGACTTCATTTTCTCGGGAGATGTTAAAGCTCAGGAAGGAATCCTCCAACTCACCATTCCTAAGCCAGATAGTTATGGTAGAGTGGTATATAACAAATTATTGCATCTTTGGGACAAGAGCTCAGGAAAGGTTGCAGATTTCACTACCCAATTCTATTTTACCATCAACGCCGGAAATGAAACCAAGCCGGGAGATGGAATCACCTTCTTTCTCGCAGATCCAAAGTTTCCAGACTCTGAAATAGATGGAAGTGGTATTGGTCTCGCTAGCCGTACGCAACTGAGGACTAAAAATTACGCAAAGGATTATCCTTTTGTAGCAGTGGAATTTGATACCATGGCTAATGACTGGGATCCGAAATATGATCATGTGGGTATCGATGTCAATGCTATTAACACTACTCACACTACAGAGTGGTACACTAGCATGGATGAAAGAGGGTATGATGCTGAAATTACTTTTGAATCTGCGTCAAACAGATTAAGTGCCACCTTCACTGGATATAAGAATAATTCCAAATTTGAACAGACCTTGTTCGCAGTGGTCAATTTGAGTGATATCTTACCTGAATGGGTTGAATTTGGTTTCTCTTCGGCAACAGGATACACTTATGAGGAACATACTCTTAGTTCATGGTCCTTCAACTCTAGTTTGGAGATTGAACAAGACAAGGGTGGAAGCAAAAGAGGGCTGGTGATAGGGCTGAGCGTTGGACTTGGAGTAGGTGTTTTAATTGCTCTTTTGGGGGTAGCTTTTCTTGTGAGATGGATGCTGAGGACTAGAGGAAGAGAAGATGTCTCCCTTTTCGACCATGCTATGGACAATGATTTCGAAAAAGTCTCTGTACCCAAGAAGTTTTCCCATGAAGAACTGGCCAGAGCAACTAATAACTTCgcaacagaaaacaaaataggACAGGGAGGTTTTGGGGCCGTCTACAGGGGATTTATAAGAGAGTTGAACACCTATGTTGCCATCAAGAAGGTGTCTCGTGGATCTAGACAAGGGGTGAAAGAGTATATGTCTGAAGTAAAGATCTTTGGTCAACTGAGGCATAAGAATTTGGTTCAACTCTTTGGGTGGTGCCATCAGCATGAGGACCTGCTGCTGATTTATGAGTTCATGGAAAATGGAAGCTTGGATTCTTATCTGTTCAAGGGAAAAGGCCTGCTGACATGGAAGGTGAGATATAATATTGCCAGAGGGTTGGCATCAGCATTGTTATACCTGCATGAAGAGTGGGAAGAATGTGTGCTTCACAGAGACATAAAATCCAGCAATGTTATGTTGGATTCTAATTTTAACACAAAGCTTGGAGATTTTGGGTTAGCCAGACTAATGGATCATGGGACAGGATCCAAAACAACTGGTTTAGCAGGAACAATCGGGTATTTGCCTCCTGAAGCTACCACAAGAGGCAAGGCTAGTAGGGAATCTGATGTATTCAGCTTTGGAGTAGTGGCTTTGGAGATAGCATGTGGTAGAAAAGCAATTGAATCTAATATGAAGGAAGAACAGATATATTTGGTGGATTGGGTTTTGGAACTCCATAGCATTGGTGAAGTCCTTAAAGCCTCTGATCCAAGCTTATATGGACACTTTGATGAGAAGGAAATGGAGACGTTGATGATAGTTGGGCTTTGGTGCACTCACACAGAGTACCTCCAGAGACCTACCATTAGGCAAGTTGTTCAGATGCTTAATTTTGAAGCTCCATTGCCCATTCTCACACAAAGAGGATCAGTCTATAATGCATCTTTCAGTTCTATGGCTTCTAGGACTCATGCTTTTGCGAATAACCAACCTCTGTCTTCAACTTCAAGCAGTAGTGTATTCACAGGATCCTCACAATCCACCACAACTCTTGAAATCATTACTCCAACAGCTGCACATTTGCATACCTACTGA